Proteins encoded by one window of Salicibibacter halophilus:
- a CDS encoding acyl-CoA dehydrogenase family protein has product MSQSHPYLQEEHDIFRQSLQKFLQKEAVPHFEEWEKEKCVPRDFWRKLGEQGFLCPQVEEGYGGLNTDFGYSVIINEELEKVGTGLIGVGLHNDIVMPYIEAYGSEEQKQRWLPKAISGEMISAIAMTEPGVGSDLAAVKTTAVKDGNHYILNGEKTFITNGVQSDLVVVVCKTDPKAQPGHKGISLIVVEAGTAGFSKGKQLEKVGQHSQDTSELIFEDAYVPAENLLGEENKGFYYLMDQLQQERLVVAIGAIVGVERMLEQTMDYVQQRTAFGQPIGKFQNTQFKMAEMATEAKIGRTFIDQLIAKHMGGEEMVNEVSMAKWWTTDLAQKVATECMQLYGGYGYMEEYEIARRYRDVAVGSIYAGSNEIMKNIIAKNIGL; this is encoded by the coding sequence ATGAGTCAGTCCCACCCTTATTTGCAAGAAGAACATGATATTTTTCGGCAATCGTTACAGAAATTTTTACAAAAAGAAGCGGTACCCCATTTTGAAGAATGGGAAAAAGAAAAATGCGTCCCCCGTGATTTCTGGCGGAAATTGGGGGAACAAGGCTTTTTGTGTCCGCAAGTGGAGGAGGGATACGGAGGTTTAAATACGGATTTCGGGTATTCAGTGATCATTAATGAAGAGCTTGAAAAGGTCGGTACAGGATTGATCGGCGTCGGTCTCCATAATGATATTGTCATGCCTTATATTGAAGCTTATGGAAGCGAGGAGCAAAAACAGCGTTGGCTTCCGAAAGCGATTAGTGGAGAAATGATTTCCGCGATCGCTATGACGGAACCGGGAGTGGGTTCAGATCTGGCTGCTGTGAAAACAACAGCTGTTAAAGACGGCAATCATTACATTTTGAATGGGGAAAAGACGTTTATTACTAACGGTGTCCAGTCCGACCTCGTCGTTGTCGTTTGCAAAACGGATCCGAAGGCTCAACCAGGGCATAAAGGCATTAGCCTTATTGTTGTGGAAGCAGGCACCGCTGGATTCTCAAAAGGAAAACAGTTGGAAAAAGTGGGGCAGCATTCCCAAGATACATCAGAGCTTATTTTTGAAGATGCGTATGTTCCTGCAGAAAATCTCTTAGGCGAGGAAAATAAAGGCTTTTATTATCTCATGGATCAGTTGCAACAGGAACGGCTTGTCGTCGCCATCGGAGCAATCGTCGGGGTAGAGAGAATGTTGGAGCAAACGATGGATTACGTCCAACAGCGAACCGCCTTCGGCCAGCCGATTGGCAAGTTCCAAAATACACAATTCAAAATGGCAGAAATGGCGACAGAAGCTAAGATTGGCCGTACGTTTATTGACCAGCTCATCGCGAAACATATGGGCGGAGAGGAAATGGTCAACGAAGTCTCGATGGCCAAGTGGTGGACGACGGATTTGGCGCAAAAAGTCGCCACAGAATGTATGCAGTTGTACGGCGGGTACGGCTACATGGAAGAATATGAAATCGCGAGACGATACCGCGATGTGGCCGTCGGCTCAATTTACGCCGGTTCAAATGAAATCATGAAAAATATTATCGCGAAAAATATTGGGCTTTGA